The window GTGCTGCTGTCGTTCCGCCTGAACGACAATGTCGTCATCGATGGCGGTGCGGCCGGGGCGCCTGCATTCGACAAGGTGCCGAGCAAGTTTGCCGGATGGGACGATGCCCGGTTCCGCGAGGCGGGGTTCCGCGTCGTGCCCGGCGCGGTTGCGCGGCGCGGGTCGTTCATCGCCAAGGGCGCGATCCTGATGCCCAGTTTCGTCAACATCGGCGCCCATGTCGGTGAGGGGACGATGGTCGACACCTGGGCGACGGTCGGTTCCTGCGCGCAGATCGGCCGGAATGTCCACCTGTCCGGCGGTGCCGGGATCGGCGGCGTGCTCGAACCGCTTCAGGCAGGCCCGGTGGTGATCGAGGACGGCGCATTCATCGGCGCGCGTGCCGAAGTGGCAGAGGGCGTTCGCGTCGGTGAGGGCGCGGTGCTGTCGATGGGTGTCTATCTGGGTGCGTCGACCAAGATCATCGACCGCGAGACGGGCGAGGTTCATCGCGGCTTCGTGCCCCCCTATTCCGTGGTGGTGCCCGGCAGCATCGGCGGCGGGGACGGCAAGCCGGCGCTGTATTGCGCCGTGATCGTCAAGCGGGTCGATGCCCAGACGCGGTCAAAGACCAGCATCAACGATCTGCTGCGCGATTAAGGGCGCGGCGGACCGGCCGGGCACCCAATGAGCCGGCTACGAATGAAAAAGGCGGGGCCGAAACCCCGCCTTTTTCAATTCTGGTGCGGCCGAGAAGACTCGAACTTCCACGTCCTTTCGGACACAACGACCTCAACGTTGCGCGTCTACCAGTTCCGCCACGGCCGCACGTGAAGGACCGGGTGGCTGGCATCCGGTCGCTGGCAGGCCGCGGCCAATAGCAAGGCGGCGCGGGGCTGGCAATGAGTCAAATCCGGTCGCGCCGCCGCTATCCGACCAGCCCCAGGCCAAGCACCAGCATCAGGAACAGCGTCAGAATGATGGTGATGAACACCGACAGCATTGCCGTTCGCCACAGCGCGCTGAACCGGGACAGGCGATAGGCGCCGCGCAACTGGCGATAGAGGTGAAAGGGCGGGGCCAGCATGATGACCCAGCCAATCAACGCCCAGGAGGCACCAAGCCCCTGCGCGATCGTCACCGTGATGAACAGCAGGGACATGAACGAAATGGAATATGTGACGAAGATCGCATGGTCGTACCCGCGCAGGCCCCGTTTCCATGCGAACAGAATCCATACGAACGGGATCGACAGCGGGATCAGCAACCAGCTGAATTTATAGGTATTTGCCTGCAGCTTATACAGCATCAGGCCGGGATCGGATCGTGCCTTGGCAATGCCCTTGTCCAGCCGCTTCCACCCCGTCTTGATCGCGCCCTCGCCATCGTCACCGTTGATGACGAAGGAGGGACCCATGTTTTTGAGGATATCTGCCTGCACCTGCAGCTGCTTGACCTTCTGCACCTGAGCGGGTCGTCCCGGCATATCCTGCGGCATGGCGTCCAGCTTGGCCGTTTCCGTGCTGAGCTGCGTGCGGACCTTGCCAAGCTCCTCCTTCATTTCGGCCGCCGCCGCCGGGTCCATCTTCACGTCGGTCGGCACCTGGATGCCCATGATCTGAAGCACGGCGAACATGGTGAAGATCGAAAACAGGAACATCGCCATGGGCGAGACGAATCGCGCCCGCTCGCCATCGATATAGCGGCGGGTCAATTCGCCCGGCCGGGTGATCAGCATGGGCAGCGTCGCCCACATCTTGCCTTCGAAATGCAGGACGCCGTGCAGCAGATCGTGCCAGATCGCGCCGATGCTGCGATGGACATGGCCCGCCTGCCCGCACCGGTGGCAATGCGGCCCGATCAGGGTCGTCCCGCAATTCAGGCACAGCGTGCCCGCATCGCCATGCCCCTCACCGGCGCGCGGTTCCACCGCACGACCCATCAGCGCGCCCGTGGCAAGTTCCCCTGCCGCCTCGATTCCCCCCGTCATGTGCGAAGGGCTATCAATTTTTCCGCTGCGATGCGAGAGAGGGCCCCGGAGAAAAGCCGATGACCGCAACCGTCGAAATCGCCCGTTCCGCTGCCGATCCCAAGGCGTTGATCGAGGGGATGGCCCGCGCCGCCCGCGCTGCATCCGCCGCGCTGGCGGCAATGCCGACCGCTGAAAAGGCCGCTGCGCTGCGCGCCTGCGCCGCCGCCATCCGTGCGCACGGCCCGGCGATCATTGCCGCCAATGGCCGCGACATGGAGCGCGCCGCCGCCAATGGCCTGTCGCCGGCCATGCTTGACCGGCTGAAGCTCGACGACAAGCGGGTTGAGGGGATGGCGGCAGGGGTCGAGGCGGTGGCTGCCCTGACCGATCCGGTGGGTCAGGTGATCGACCAGTCGACCCAGCCCAACGGGATGCTGCTGAAGCGCGTTCGCGTGCCGATCGGCGTCATCGGCATCATTTATGAAAGCCGCCCCAATGTAACCGCCGATGCCGGCGCGCTGTGCGTCATGGCGGGCAATGCCGCGATCCTGCGCGGCGGATCGGAAGCGATCGAGAGCAACACCGCGATCCACGCCGCGCTGGTCGAGGGGCTGGCGGCGGCGGGTGCGCCGGTCGATGCGATCCAGCTGGTTCCCACGACCGACCGTGCGGCGGTGGGCGCGATGCTGGGCGCGGACGGCCTGATCGACCTGATCGTCCCGCGCGGCGGCAAGTCGCTGGTCGCGCGGGTGCAGACAGAGGCGCGGGTGCCCGTGCTCGCCCATCTGGACGGCATCTGTCACACCTATATCGACGGGTCGGCCGATCCGGCGATGGCGCTGGCCATTGCCGTGAATGCCAAGATGCGCCGGACGGGCATTTGCGGGGCGACCGAAACGCTGCTGATCGACCGGGCATTCGCCGATCCCGCGCCGATTCTGGCCGCGCTGGCCAAGGCGGGTTGCGAACTGCGCGGGGACGATTCGGTGCGCGCGATCGAA of the Sphingomonas sp. BGYR3 genome contains:
- the dapD gene encoding 2,3,4,5-tetrahydropyridine-2,6-dicarboxylate N-succinyltransferase — translated: MTDALQATIDQAWDDRASLSLTTTGEVRDAVESAIALLDAGEARVAEPDGEGGWRVNQWLKKAVLLSFRLNDNVVIDGGAAGAPAFDKVPSKFAGWDDARFREAGFRVVPGAVARRGSFIAKGAILMPSFVNIGAHVGEGTMVDTWATVGSCAQIGRNVHLSGGAGIGGVLEPLQAGPVVIEDGAFIGARAEVAEGVRVGEGAVLSMGVYLGASTKIIDRETGEVHRGFVPPYSVVVPGSIGGGDGKPALYCAVIVKRVDAQTRSKTSINDLLRD
- a CDS encoding DUF3667 domain-containing protein → MTGGIEAAGELATGALMGRAVEPRAGEGHGDAGTLCLNCGTTLIGPHCHRCGQAGHVHRSIGAIWHDLLHGVLHFEGKMWATLPMLITRPGELTRRYIDGERARFVSPMAMFLFSIFTMFAVLQIMGIQVPTDVKMDPAAAAEMKEELGKVRTQLSTETAKLDAMPQDMPGRPAQVQKVKQLQVQADILKNMGPSFVINGDDGEGAIKTGWKRLDKGIAKARSDPGLMLYKLQANTYKFSWLLIPLSIPFVWILFAWKRGLRGYDHAIFVTYSISFMSLLFITVTIAQGLGASWALIGWVIMLAPPFHLYRQLRGAYRLSRFSALWRTAMLSVFITIILTLFLMLVLGLGLVG
- a CDS encoding glutamate-5-semialdehyde dehydrogenase, producing MTATVEIARSAADPKALIEGMARAARAASAALAAMPTAEKAAALRACAAAIRAHGPAIIAANGRDMERAAANGLSPAMLDRLKLDDKRVEGMAAGVEAVAALTDPVGQVIDQSTQPNGMLLKRVRVPIGVIGIIYESRPNVTADAGALCVMAGNAAILRGGSEAIESNTAIHAALVEGLAAAGAPVDAIQLVPTTDRAAVGAMLGADGLIDLIVPRGGKSLVARVQTEARVPVLAHLDGICHTYIDGSADPAMALAIAVNAKMRRTGICGATETLLIDRAFADPAPILAALAKAGCELRGDDSVRAIEPSVVPVAANDWDTEYLEPILSVALVDGVDAAMVHIDRHSSRHTDAIIASDPEIAERFLNGVDSAIVMWNASTQFADGGEFGLGAEIGISTGRLHARGPVALEGLTTYKWQVIGTGQVRP